GGCGATAAAGGCGCTTCTATCCAGTTCGATACACGCCAGCTTCCGGTATTGACCTTATGGAAAAATACTGACACCCATAAACAGGGCTATGTTACAGGAATTGAGCCGGGAACCAGTTACGCCTACCCGGTGACGATTGAACGCGAACAAAAACGCGTGAAACAACTTCAGCCCGGCGCCAGCACTCAATTTGATCTGACCTATACCCTGCTTTCCGGCAAGGATCAGGTTGCTGCGGTAGAAAACAGAATCGCAAAAATTCAGGGCAATACGAAAGTGGAGGAAAGCGCCACTCCAATCGCGACGGAATAATTCAAAAAAAAGCCTCCATCACGGAGGCTTTTATACTCTTATTCATCGCCCTTCTTCTGATTCAGCCCGTACTCGCGAAGCTTGTTCGCAATCGCGGTATGAGACACACCAAGGCGTTTCGCCAGCTTACGGGTGCTTGGATAGCTACGATAAAGCTGCGTCAACACCGAGCGTTCGAAACGGCTGGTAATGTCATCAAGCGAACCTTCCATTGCCTCTTCACCTACTGATACTGTCCCGGCATCATAGTCTGGCAGAAGAATATCCTGTGGACGTAACTCGTAGCCTTCCAGTTGCGTCAACGCGCGATAGACGGCATTTTTAAGCTGACGAATATTGCCCGGCCAGCCATAACGCGTCAGTACCACGCCCAGGTCGGCGGACAGTTTCGGCCGCGGCACGCCTTGTTCGTCGGCGAAACGCGCCACAAATAGCTCTGTCAGCGGCATGACATCTTGTGGGCAATCACGCAGTGGCGGAATATTAAGCGTCAACACATTCAGGCGATAATAGAGATCCTCACGGAATACCCCTTTCTGCACCAGCTCGACCAGGTTTTTCTGCGTCGCACAAATCACACGTACATCAACATGAACTTCATGATCTTCCCCAACACGACGGAACGTCCCGTCATTCAGGAAGCGCAGCAGTTTTGCTTGCATGCGCGGCGACATTTCACCGATCTCATCCAACAGGACAGATCCGCCATTTGCCTGTTCAAAAAAGCCTTTTTTCCCTTCAGGGGCATGGCCGAACAACTCGCTTTCAACAGCGTCTTCAGGTATGGAGGCACAGTTAAGCGCCAGGTAAGGTTTTGCCGCTCGCGGGCTGGCTGAATGCACTGCATGAGCCAAAAGATCTTTACCCGTACCGGTATCGCCGGTAATCAACAAAGGTGCCGTCAGATTGGCGAGCTTACGTGCCTGCTCTACCACATGGCGCATTTTAGGACTGACGGCAATGATCTGGCTAAATGCTCCAACATCCTGGCTGGACAGGTTTTGCAGTTGACGCCCCATGCGAACCGTCGAACGCAGCATGATCACCGCACCGGTCAGCACTCTGGTTTCATTTTCCCCTTTCAGGTGAACCGGCGTAATTTCCATCAGGAAATTTTGTCCATTAATCACGACATGCTCGCTGTGCGTTCCTTGCGGATTACTTTCCAGCCAACGCTGGAAATTAAAACCGGGGATCAACTGCATCGCATGATGGTGAGTGAGCTTATCCTGGCTTTGGGCAAATAACTGGCAACTCGCCTGATTCACACGCTCGACTTTGCTTTTTAAATCCAGCGACAAGAACGGCTCAGGCATGGCTTCCAGCAAGGCACTCAGTGCCAGGTGCTCACGTTCAGAAGGCATCCACGGAATGGTTCGGACATCCGTAACGCCAGCGATACGGCGGATCTCCGCCATCAGGCTGCTGAAGGTATTAAATTCAATTTCGGCAAAATTGAGGTAAATTCGCCCGACAGGATCGATCTCAATGCCACGTAAATCAATGCTACGTAAAACAAGCAGATCGAGTAACTCGCGGGTCAGACCGAGACGGTCTTCACAAAACACTTCCAGACGCATGGGAAATTCACCGTTTAAGCCATTAACATTAAAATAATAAGTCAGAATGCGGTGATCGGGAAGATGGCTGTCAACAAATATTGACAGCCTGGTGCTTTATTGGACTATTTCAGTTCCGTGGGTGGGATGATCATGCAAAGCATACTGTACGGTGAGCTCGCCTTTTTTCGCTTTGACTTTGGTGATCAGTATTTCGCCCACATCACCAGTATTGACGACATGCGTTCCTCCACAGGCATAGTCCGGGAGCGTCCCCCATGTCACTTTTCGTCGCCCCTCTTCTTCACGCAAACTCCGCGCAAGATGACGACTGACAATCTCGTTAGCGCCGACAGAAAAATCGTCTGCTGTTACGGGATGCGTTACATCGGCGGGTTTAAATACGATCCGGCCCTCACCCGGTTTATGGTTACCCTTGTAGCCAAACCAGCCGTATTGCTCACCAATACAAGCGATAATGTGTCCTGCCGAGTGATAACGCGAATGGAGGCTTCGGCGCTTGCCATCAATCTGAATACTTACCGGGCCAGGTTCAACCGCCTTTTCCGTGAAATGGATGACATCCCCCTCCTCCTGAACAGCCTGCAACATGATTGCCGTGTCAATCCGCCCAGTATCAGACATCTGGCCGCCGCCCTGTGGATGGAAAAGTGTCGCGGCCAGGACAACCCGAAAGCGTCCATCA
This sequence is a window from Enterobacter sp. RHBSTW-00994. Protein-coding genes within it:
- the tyrR gene encoding transcriptional regulator TyrR → MRLEVFCEDRLGLTRELLDLLVLRSIDLRGIEIDPVGRIYLNFAEIEFNTFSSLMAEIRRIAGVTDVRTIPWMPSEREHLALSALLEAMPEPFLSLDLKSKVERVNQASCQLFAQSQDKLTHHHAMQLIPGFNFQRWLESNPQGTHSEHVVINGQNFLMEITPVHLKGENETRVLTGAVIMLRSTVRMGRQLQNLSSQDVGAFSQIIAVSPKMRHVVEQARKLANLTAPLLITGDTGTGKDLLAHAVHSASPRAAKPYLALNCASIPEDAVESELFGHAPEGKKGFFEQANGGSVLLDEIGEMSPRMQAKLLRFLNDGTFRRVGEDHEVHVDVRVICATQKNLVELVQKGVFREDLYYRLNVLTLNIPPLRDCPQDVMPLTELFVARFADEQGVPRPKLSADLGVVLTRYGWPGNIRQLKNAVYRALTQLEGYELRPQDILLPDYDAGTVSVGEEAMEGSLDDITSRFERSVLTQLYRSYPSTRKLAKRLGVSHTAIANKLREYGLNQKKGDE
- a CDS encoding alanyl-tRNA editing protein encodes the protein MTERAYYYSDELSMQTQVLSCTPADDGRFRVVLAATLFHPQGGGQMSDTGRIDTAIMLQAVQEEGDVIHFTEKAVEPGPVSIQIDGKRRSLHSRYHSAGHIIACIGEQYGWFGYKGNHKPGEGRIVFKPADVTHPVTADDFSVGANEIVSRHLARSLREEEGRRKVTWGTLPDYACGGTHVVNTGDVGEILITKVKAKKGELTVQYALHDHPTHGTEIVQ